The following DNA comes from Notolabrus celidotus isolate fNotCel1 chromosome 12, fNotCel1.pri, whole genome shotgun sequence.
ATTTATCACATTAATTTAATTTCTTGTAACAGTGAAGGACTAAACTGAGCCCAGAGATCACCTCTCAATATTTCAAACATAAGGCCGCTGTTCTTCTGTTTCATATCGTCAACAAATCCCAGTGACAATCGAAACCAGCAGAAAGTCGCTCTCTGACTCACAGATCAAAGTTTAATATGTTGGAAATAAAGTCAGAGTGAAGGTTAGGAGTAACTTTCAGaagtagtaaaataaaattaggtGGTAGATGTTTCACTTTTCAGCTTTGTcctcaaaatgtaaatttaaaatgtttcctttgttgtttgttgttgatcCACTGGTGCTACTGAACTCTACAAACACACCTGAAGTGAACGCTAACAtctaaagctccagtaaggagtttttatgaAATACTGGAACTAATATAAAAGCCTCTTTATGATCTGCTCAAGCAAACAAGAACATTCACACCCAGATATTTCTATACAGTCATTTCTAAAGCACGACACAGCTGAACCACTGCTCACATATCAGTAAAGAGATTACAGTTAGCGCTTTGTCCAAAGGGGGCACCAGAACCACACagacctcctcacaggagcttttctATTAAACAGGATAAACAGGGACTACTTTCAGCAGTGGATGAATACATGCGGTTAGAACGTTGGATTTGTTGACTTTAAGAAACAAAGAGGATCACCTGAATGATCCTTCATGGTGTCAAACAGAAGCCTAAAGATGGaggtcgccatgttggaaatgctgactcagctgacttcCTGTTGATCAGGACAAAAATACTTTTACGGGATGATGTTTTAACACCTCCGGTTTGATATTAAAACTCATAACTTAAGGACcagaggagtcgccccctgctggaagTCAGAGGGAGTGCAGGTGGGGGGTTCATATCCCGTCTTGCAGTCGATGGTCAGTAGATGTTTAACCGCAGGGCTCAGTAACGATGGTTGGTTTCtgttacaggtgagaacacatTTGTACACAGGTGTAACATACAGGTATTATGAATTTGTACAAAGTGTTTCAGAGTAAATGAACTGTGTTGCCTGACATCCAGTTTCTGTACATGTGCTGTATCTCTCCATGTTCTGGCATGTATGGTGTTCACACGGCGGGCAGGAGGACGCCAGggttcagggttcccacacctGCTTTTTACAACAAACAGCTTTGTACCAAAACCTCTGACTGCACTgaacaagaaacacacacacacacatctgtcaccTCAGCCTCTCCTCATATTGACACTGTTATGTTTCCTAAACGTCTGCAGGAGTGTCTGTGGGAACCCTGCTCATCTGCCCGACACCATCACAGCCGTCACAGACACATGCCAGTGCTACACACCAATAGAtgtccctcacacacacacacacacacacacacacacacacacacacacacacacacacacacacacacacacacacacacacacacacacacacacacacacacacacacacacacacacacacacacacacacacacacactgatgtcacAGCTGTGGTGTTTCTAGTTTCTGCTTCTGTGATTTCCTTTAGTTTGAGTGTTTccggcttcttcttcttcttcttcttcttctcttcttttcttctcgcTGTAAGGAGCCAAAGTAGGAACTCTCGTTTGCTTGCAGGCGGTTTCTGCCACAAAccgttttatattttaaatgttattaaacCAGTGATTGTACTGTTCTGTATCGTTATGTAGGACAAGTGTTATGTatgcatattttaaataaagcatTCAGGGGTTTAAAGTGTCCTTTGCTTTCAAACGTCCCTCTCTCAGCGCTCTGACGTCTCTGCATGGACGACTGCAGGAAACAGTGTCTGCTTTTATCTTTACCAACAACGTGCAGCTACAGTCAGTGCTAACTTCTTTGTTTGTGCTAATCCCCTCACCGCACAGACAACATAAAGTTACACACGAACGGTAATAAGTATCCCTTTAATCTGTCCCGCTCCGCTCAGACACACTGCTGTGACTGAAACACTGCTTCAGCCTCCTGCTCAGGGTCAGGTTCTGGTTCAGATGTAGTgaggttcttctggagcgctcaccatgtttgtgttggtgtttttctgcctctgcatctATCTGTAAGGGTCTGCTCCCTCCCCAATTAGACAACGTTCAGGCAGCCAACCAGCACAGTCCCTTATTACCACAGCAGCCCTGCCAACTCAGATCGCTGCACAGATACTTAGGTTAGAAGCTGAGAGGCTGGGGCGCTGGTTGCCTGGCGGCCCAACAAACAGAGGCTGcggtcctcgttgcagaggtcgctggctTGACTCCTGGCcgcgaccatctcctgcatgtcttcccccgctctccgCTCTCCTCTCCCcaggtttcctgtctctctttagctgacccatcaaataaaggcaaaaatcccTAAAATAtaccttggaaaaaaaaataaactgagaggctgcaaaACCTCAGCAGAGGCTTCAAAGAGACTGGGACATTTAAACAGATAAAGACACGTTTAATGATCTTTAATGACCTCATGGAGTCAATTTAGTGACCTTTAATGAACTCATGGAGTCCATTAAATTAACTTTAATGACCTCATGGTGTCCATTAAGTGACCTTTTATGACCTCATGGAGTCCATTAAGTGACCTTTTATGACCTCATGGAGTCCATTAAATGACCTTTAATGACCTCATAGTCCATTAAGTGACCTTCAATGACCTCATGGAGCCCATGTAGAAatgtagaactgggaatgggactTCTCGcgtgacctgcatgacgtcaccagGTCATCTTAGCAATATTAGGATttattattgcacaatttttactttcctcaaattcaagaaGCTTGAAGGACGACTGACTGTCATGTGATCAAGGCTCTTACCTTACAGATTGCTTAACcactaaatttaaaatatataaataggctatataactttaaatatacaaattatactgtatacacatctgtgtgaagataaatagattaaggctgttttctataatTACACTTACAGGCCAACTTTTTGactgtaaatttcattgcaactttcatgcttctaTTTAAATGTCgcactttttttcatttcatgttaaggTGCTCGTTTACGCTACCATGCAcgcgggcttcccctgggaatcccgtgttccacatcacaatgctatgaactctgggtaattcccttacactAAGTCTTAAGAAATGCCCACTTaaggaaagggggcataaagggctcaaaaagtcagcgagagatccctcacacactggaagatttgacagtgggacagcccaaAGCCATCACGGATTTAGcgggaacgcgcctcaaagtcagtgagtgcttgagggaggacattgagattgggccaagAGCTTTGGGATGCCACTTACTGTAATATGGCGGCTCAGCAACTACTTCCGGTTTGagcggaggagagaggagagtgaagtTATGAGCTTTGAGATACACCCAAGTCCATTAAATGACCTTTAATGACCTCCACACAACATAATAAATCACAATTATAAACTATAAATCTTATCTAATGAtgtgttaatgttttgttcAGCCTCAGAGTGAGGGATGGACAGAAGGATCATTAAACATTAAAGCTTGAAGGCCTCAGAGTTTCATTCAGCAGCTCTGATCACAGACGTGAGCCGAGGAGGATACTTTACACCGTATAGTTTTTATAAAGATGAATATTTGAGGCCAAGCtcagagagaacagagggaCACATCCTCAAACATGTGTCAGATTAAAGAACGTGCCCTGAAACTAATAAACATATaactaagaataaaaacagacaactagACTTTAGATTTTATTTATGAAACATTAAATCTCAAATCATGAACACTGACGAGAGTCTGGAGTGAACGTAGACACATGTTGTTCATTAAAAGGcctttaaaacagagcaggATAAACTATGTGTCCAAGATTATCtgtcctcacacacacgcacacaaacaggactgaacacacacacacacatcttgctGCTCGTCTGATccacagtgtgtgttcagtcagAAACATCAGTGCAGGTTTGAtctcagaaataaaacatcattcacacacactcatgccgtccacacacatacacatgcacacacacgcacatacacacacacatatgtacgcacacacactgaggaagagatacatgagtgtgtgtatgtgtttgtgtttgtgtgtatgtgatggAGGTCTGCAGGTCTCACAGAGGGTCAGAGCAGGATCACAATTAGAGTTTGAATCACCCTTCAGCACCTTCACAGACTTTGACTCACTGTGAGTGAAACtatgaggagcagcagcaggagtgaCACCCGAGCAGCtgacagtgatgaagaggagggaaagagtgcttcaacatgacaacaaaccTCAGAGAGTCACTGAGagctctgaggaggagaggagtcatGGTGTGGTTTGTCCAGCAGAGGGGGCTCTGTCTGCAGTGTGTTAAAGAAGGAGCTGGGTTCATGCCTCCTGCGGTGTGACAACGACCTCTATTTAGTGAGGTCGATTAGTCGATTATTGAGAGTCTTAAAGTAGGATCACCTCAGAGTAGACGATCCGGTCACGGTTAAGACAAGGATCTGTTAAATCTGTGTCAGAAACCCTGAATGGCTCAGATTCAGGGCTCTTCTGTTTGGTCTGAATTACGACAGCAAACCTCCAGAGAGCTGTGAGTTCAACTTTACTGAACTTTACTGGGCCCAGAACAAAAAGGCACAGCTGAACAGAAACATTAACCGAAAGCCAATCAAAGAGCCCTGCATGCTCTGAAGGTTTAAACACAACCTTCTCCAGTGTTTGTGACCAGGCTCAGACCAAAGTGAGCTGACCTACAGCTCTGATTAAAGCCTCCTGCAGTCTGAGCTTAGATTGAATCTTTAAGACAATGAAGACGATGAAGACGTGCTGAAGGGATCAGAGTTAAATATTAACCTTAGTGATGAAGAGATAAAAACTCTGAGAGTgactccagagagagagagagagaacacctGATGCTCTGACAGACTGtgcacacaggaggaggaggaggaggaggaggaggaggaggagatgaaggagaagTCTGGATTTTGGCAGATGGGGGTCAGGGATCCTCCAGCCTAGTCGTTTATAAGAGCCAGGATCATactggaagaagaagagaggtgtgtgttagtgcaggtctcaccagtgtgtgtgtgtgtgtgtgtgtgtgtgtgtgtgtgtgtgtgtgtgtgtgtgtgtgtgtgtgtgtgtgtgtgtgtgtgtgtgtgtgtgtgtgcgtcctcACCTGTACAGGTAAATAAAGAAGCAGAGCAGGTGGTAGCCCAGTTTGATCATTGCCTCCTTCATGTGGGACTTGAGCTGACCCCGGTTGTGGATCTCAGTGGGGTCGAACACGCCCATGTTTCCCATCGGGACCTTAAGGTACCTGAGGGACATACAGAGGAGGAGTGGCCAGGTGAGTCCGTGGACTAGACCGGTGTGTGTACGATCACCTGCACCAACTGCATCATATCTCTGATCAATGATAGACTGAAGGTGAAAGAGAGCTGAGACCAAGCGTCAGATGTATAAGTGAGGAGAGACTCAGAGTTGAACCTGTTTAAATATTCACTGTAAATAAAGTCTTATTTATAATGACGGCTCATCAGTGAGCGTGGAGACAAAGCTCCACTCACAGCATACCTGTAAATGTTCCAGGCTGACACAGGGAGGTTCAGCAGGAAGATGAACCAGTGCATGGAGACCAACATCAGCATGGTGGACAGACACTGACCCACCATCTCTGGAATCACCcactgagagagaggggggcagagagagacagagacacacacacacatagatcaGAGAGGAACTGGTCTCTCTGTTTCCCGTGTTGTAAAAagtgtaaatataaaacatgacaaTCAGTAAAAAGGACCTGTCCGCTCTGACTCACCTTGTTGAGTTTCGAGCAGCATGCTCGTGCGTTGATGTAATCACACTCCAGGTCAGACAGAGTGATGATCTGAGCTCAGAGTCAAAGACACAAACTAGTTTTCAGCATCTTCCTCCGCTACTGTCAGCTCAGACtgaacaacatgaaacaaactgactgactgacacgCTCATCTCTGACCACAAGGATAAATATCGTTTTATATTCTGCACACATGGAATAGATCTCCTTCTGGTTCAAACACGTACAGAGCTTAGGACGCAAAAAACAGTCTGAGGGTTTACATCATTAAAGTTTGAATTAAACTGGGAACAGATCAGAGAGAATAGGTTAGATGTtaaactgaaacatgtttatataAATATCTGCTCATATTAAATTTGATCAAACAGCTGATACAGAAACATCATCATCAGGTGAagagataataatgattaaaccTCAAAGAGGTCTCTCTGAGGGACCGAGGAGGTTCCTCCACAGAGCCAGGTTCACACTGAACCATATGTAAACTTGATCTAGAACAATGCAGGCTGTCTGGACCTGACCCCGGTTGGGATGGACTGAGGGAAAGTTGTCCTGAGGTCTAATGAATCTGACAGAGACCCTGGTCTGTGAGTCCTCTGTTCCTCAGGAGGACCTGATCCCTCTCATGGTGAGTTGTATCTCTAAACACAGTTTAATGTTATCTTAAACACTTAAATGTATCAGTCTCTGTCGTGTTATCTCTCCTGATGTTCCTCCTGATTTATAAAGAGAAAATTTATTTAaactttcctcttcctctcctcagtcTCAGCTAGCCTCTGCAGCTAACATGCTAACTAACGTTACTCCGCTCGGAACTGATCATctgtataatatataataatcaaTAAGAGCCTGAAAGCATCCTGCCTGCGTGTCAAATCATCTCCTCAGGAAACAAACACCGAAATGAAGGATACGAAGTAAACCGAGAGGAAAATCAGAGCACAGCAGTCCACCAGCGACAGGATGAACACTGCCgcctccatcttcttcttccgTCTACACTCACTTCCGGATTCTGCGTCACTCACTACGTCATTCACAGCTATTTAAATGCAGCACCGCCGCGTGACGGAGGGGAGGGGAAGTGCACCCGGACAGACTCACTGAGGAGAGTAAACCTGAAAGACTTTTAAAGGTTCAGtgaaacaatatttaaaataaaccggagcattaaaaaaagagtttcTAAAGCTGCTGTGAACAAAGTTACAATCATACTTCACCATCACTGACCCTCGCTGTGATCTATTTCAGACTGTGTTCCCTACATCCTGCTCATGATCCTGATCACCTTTATACTGCATTCGTATATTCTCTTTCAGAGCGACTCACAGGGGATGAGGATGATTCTGACTTTATCAAAGTGCAGGGAATATTTCTGGAAGTGTTTCGATCAAAGCAGGATGGGAGAATAAAAAACAGTCCACTTCAAGTATTTCaaaattgctaaaacacattttgtgacATCCACCATGCTTTactcaacactataagcacaaacccaattttcaaactacattcaccaaacctctgactcttcctgcaaaaccaaataatgttgtcagatcataccctgagtcaatcaaaattaaaagaaacactgagcagtcattacacactacatacaaaaactgaaaacaatactcagaacatgaagctgtagaaataaggtttattgttcacagtagactaaattaattttgcaaaaaaaataaaagaaaccctCTTTGAATTCAGCACCTGTATACATTATACTGTATACAAAACAAATATGAGAAGCACATTACAGTGTAATCCACAAAAACACCTCAAGTGCTTCCAGTATCTACAatcattcagccacagcatcaTGTCTACGTGCTGGGTCAGGCCACaggacttcatccacatcacaggccATATTTGCCCTGGCCAAGCAACGGGGGTAAAACCCCTGGCGGCCAGATCCAGGCTTATACTgatttcctcacatcattagccactAGTGTGATCAGATTtaagtggttgtgtttaagctgtgacacctgtgcttcaaatttGTTTAACTTTTTCTACCTGTGCTTatcattatgcaacacaagtgcatcacagtgtaacatgtgttttagtgagtgagaatgtgtttgaagttgtgtctaacaggtgaaaagtgcttatggtttggccaaaagagtgactgattcaatacattgGTTCAGGCCGATAAGAATTTtgttcagacaatagggtttagtgttttagcaattgagaaatactgtaatgtTGGATcagttctgtgtttttaaccttAGACTGTATATGAAGCAGCATTAGTTTTTACCCGGGTCACATTAAACTGTGACTGTCATCAGAGGATCactcagtttgttttatttactcaaAGTTTCTGTAACGACCTCATTAAATAATCCACTCCTCACTGTAATGCAAACATCTTTACACGcatcataacacacacacacacacacacacacacacacacacacacacacacacacacacacacacactcacacatgctgaGAGCAGTTCCAGCAGAGTGACTCAACCTGCTGTCAGTCAGGACGAGACGTGGGCAGGGCTGCAGGGGAGAACATGAGAATAGTAAACTATGAAGGAGGAAGAACGAGGGAGAATGCTTCAGAGTTTCACACTGCTGCAGGAGGTacgacacacacagagggagagagagagagagagagagagagaggacgagtATCACAGGGCTCCAGGTGGAACTACACAGGGAGAGACgtggacagacagagaaagagagagagaaaggaatagagagagaaagagagggagagacagacagagagagtatGGCCGGGGATGCTCTCGTCCTCTGTCTGCacgcctctctcctccttctcgtCCTGGAGATTggatgtgtttctgcagacggcATCGAGGTGGAGAGAGCGACAGCTTCGGGAGATTTCATCATCGGAGGGATCTTTCCTCTTCATGAAGATGTTGATAAGGAGAACATCTCCTTTGAGCCTCACCTGAAGCCCTGTATCAGGTGAGATCATCTACCTGCACACTGAATGATAGCTGCTCTGTGTGAAGAGTCATCAGactctggaggagaggaggttcaGGTTAAGATCAGGACAAACTAACAAGATGTAAGGATTTAAAAGTCACATAAAAATTTCATATGGATGTGCTCATGAGTGTTTCTAGAAGAAGAGGTTAACCATGCAGAGAAAACTACAATAACAATCCAGGGACAGTAACCACGGTGATCTCAGATCTAATATTgacatgtgtgtttctgttctcGCTGCCATAATAACCTGTTGTTAAATAAAGACACTCCCCAAAACAGAGCAGGGCTAAACACTCTGGATTAAGACCGCTGTTTCTATTCAGCATGAAGGCTCATCTCTATTTACACATTCACTAAAGGGCCATCACAGAGGACTTCAGAGTCCTGGTCTCTGTTAGTCCACAGtcctctcctcttgaggactcttcactaatctgcatcatgatgttatttaagTGTGTGAAGGCTCTGTGGAGCTGACTGTttaaagtgaaactgagactcctcTGGGGGATGTGATGAACTGAGCAATGACAGAACCATGTTTGaccaacatttatttgacctgtatttgattttacacttcgacccatgtcccatctgttaatatGGAGGAGGCGGGACTATTGTGCTGCCCATGATTGTCTGCAGTCATTGGTTGGTACCAACAGTAGGGGGCAGTAATGTCCTCGGGGTTTTAAATACACTACTGATTAAATGATGCAGATTTGGTTTAAAGGCCTCAATCACAAGCCTGGTTCATGAAACCACGACGCCATGACGCCACAACGCCACGACGCCACGACACCACGACGCCACGACGCCACAACGCCATGACTTCATTATGCCATGACGCCACCACGACAACGAGATGCCATGACGCCACAGCACCACAAGGCCACAACGCCACAACGCCATGACTCCATGACTCCATGACGCCATGACACCACCATGCCACCAGAACACCACAACACCCCAACACCACAACACCATGACACCGAGATGCCACAACACCATGAAACCACAACACGACGACACCACAAAGCCATGACTCCATGATGCCATGACACCACC
Coding sequences within:
- the cnih4 gene encoding protein cornichon homolog 4 codes for the protein MEAAVFILSLVDCCALIFLSVYFIITLSDLECDYINARACCSKLNKWVIPEMVGQCLSTMLMLVSMHWFIFLLNLPVSAWNIYRYLKVPMGNMGVFDPTEIHNRGQLKSHMKEAMIKLGYHLLCFFIYLYSMILALIND